The genomic interval TCTCGTACAGTACGAAATGGAGTTGAAATTGAGTTGAAAAAAGGAGTTCTATTCGATTTAGACGGGACGATTTTGGATTTTGAAAAGAGCGAAGATCAGGCTCTGAAAAGAACGTTCTTGAAGTACGGAATTCCTCTCACCGAGGAACAGGTGTTTTTGTACAGAGAAATAAACAGAAAGTGGTGGAGGTTACTCGCAGAAGGCAAGGTATCGAAAGACGTCGTTGTTATAGCCAGGTTCGAAGAATTTCTGAAAACGCTGGACCTTCCGCTGGATCTGGGAGAGGTTGCAAAAGATTACCTGGAGTTTCTCTCTGAAGAGGCCTATTTCCTTCTAGGTGCAGAAGAATTCCTCGAAAAGCTGAAGAAGAAAGATCTCCGAATGGCTGTTGTGACGAACGGAGTCAAATTCGTTCAGGAGAAAAGAAGCAGGAAACTGAGACTCGATAGATTCTTCGATTTCGTTCTCACTTCCGAAGAAGCGGGAGTTGAAAAACCAGATCCTCGCATTTTCTGGATGGCACTCGAGAGAATGAAATTGAAAAAAGAAGAAGTCCTCTACGTGGGGGACGACCTCAACAGTGATCTCGAGGGTGCCAGGAGCACCGGAATAGATTTCGTACTCTTCTCACCTGAAGGTGATTCCTCTGGAGATTTCCCGGTTGCAAGAAATTTCGAAGAACTGGGGAAGATCGTAGAAGAGTTTCTATGAGATTCGTAAAGTAAAAAACCCCGCCGGGTGGCGGGGAAAATCATACCTTCAGTATTTCTTTTCATACCTTCAGTATTTCTTTTATGTCCTTTTCCGGTTCCGAGATCGTCTTCAATCCGAACTCTGCGGTGAGTACTTTCAGAATGTCCTCGTTCACCCACGCGGGAAGAACGGGTCCAACGTATATGTTCTTCAGACCGAGCGCGAGAAGTGTCCACAGGATCGCAACTGCCTTCTGTTCCATCCAGGTGAGAACGAGCGTGAGAGGAAGATCTGTGACTTCCACACCGAAAACTTTCGCGAGTGCTTGGGCGATTTCTATCGCCACGATCGTGTCGTTACACTGTCCCACATCGATGAGTCTCGGAATGCCTTCTATGTCTCCAAGATCGAGGTCGTTTATCCTGAACTTCCCACATGCGAGTGTGATCACAACGGTTTCCTTAGGGAGTTTCTGAACGAACTCTCTGTAGTACTCGTTCCTCTTGAACGGTACATCGCATCCTCCTACGACGAGGAAGTGTTTTATCTTCCCAGCCTCCACGAGTTCTTTTATTCTGTCTGCAAGAGAGACCACTGCGGACGTGGAAAATCCTGTTCTGAGTTTGTAACTTCCCGGCTTTTCTTCAAGATCTGGCAAGCTCTTTGCCTTCTCTATCACCTCGGTGTAGTCGTATCCATCTATGTGTTTCACACCGGGGAGTCTTGCGATGCTTGTTGTGAACATCCTGTCTCTGTACGATTCAGAGGGAATCAAG from Thermotoga sp. Mc24 carries:
- a CDS encoding YjjG family noncanonical pyrimidine nucleotidase → MKKGVLFDLDGTILDFEKSEDQALKRTFLKYGIPLTEEQVFLYREINRKWWRLLAEGKVSKDVVVIARFEEFLKTLDLPLDLGEVAKDYLEFLSEEAYFLLGAEEFLEKLKKKDLRMAVVTNGVKFVQEKRSRKLRLDRFFDFVLTSEEAGVEKPDPRIFWMALERMKLKKEEVLYVGDDLNSDLEGARSTGIDFVLFSPEGDSSGDFPVARNFEELGKIVEEFL
- the hcp gene encoding hydroxylamine reductase, translating into MQMFCYQCSQAANGTGCTEYGVCGKSPTVARLQDNLVFAIKGISAYYYHARELGYDDPEIAGFLDEALYSTLTNVNFDAQSFVEYALEAGRMNLRAMQLLKKAHIETYGEPTPVEVETGTKKGKGIIVTGHNLKALEELLKQVEGTNVYVYTHSEMLPAHGYPGLRKYKNLVGNLGKAWYDQRKLFAEYPVAILGTSNCVLIPSESYRDRMFTTSIARLPGVKHIDGYDYTEVIEKAKSLPDLEEKPGSYKLRTGFSTSAVVSLADRIKELVEAGKIKHFLVVGGCDVPFKRNEYYREFVQKLPKETVVITLACGKFRINDLDLGDIEGIPRLIDVGQCNDTIVAIEIAQALAKVFGVEVTDLPLTLVLTWMEQKAVAILWTLLALGLKNIYVGPVLPAWVNEDILKVLTAEFGLKTISEPEKDIKEILKV